Below is a window of Impatiens glandulifera chromosome 2, dImpGla2.1, whole genome shotgun sequence DNA.
TCAGGCCTCACTATAAATCCATTTGAGTTCGATGAATAAGAATAATGTGCCTTCCCGTTTATCGACTCCCCTACCATCTTCGCATACGGGATCCAACCTGAAACAAGAGAAGCTAACTCAAATAGCAGTTATTTGCTTTTAATCTGCTATATAATAACTTAACCAAattcaataatacaattttacAGATACATTTCAGTCCAATCTTTTTTCAGGTATTTTTTCACACAAGAATTAAGATCATACCTTCTTTGTTATATGGAGGTGGGAAAAATtgcaaataacaaaataatgcaACCGTTAATCCTGCAGAATTAAGTAACCAAACAAACTACATTAGACAATgacaacaagaacatcattaaaaaaaatgaaatgagttcatcaatcaatcaatccaTCGTTCACAACACACCCAATAGACCGCCAACCAATACATCTTGCCAATGATGCCAATAATCATCGACTCGAGAAACAGCAACCAGAGCAGCAACAAGTAAAGGCAGGAAAACTAAGCATAGCTTTGCAATATGACCCCTTTGATCGAAAGCTTGGATTTTTCCAGATAAGTACAAAGAAAGGAACCCCAACCCAGCAAAAGACCCTACATTTATTTATGTTACATCATTCAACCAAAACTGTCTACAATATATACAATAAGAACACCATTGCTTACTACTTACAAGAGGTATGGCCACTTGGGAAGCTTTTATGTCCTTCTTTGATCTCACTTTTCAATCCAGTACACATAACATCCTTTGTGACAGGATCAAACACCTTgacaaatattttctttttattgatttgtaacaaagaagaaaaaactcGAGGATTCAAAAAACTAACCGACCCCTATTCCATCAGGAAAACAACGCCAGAAGAAATCCGGGCGAGGCCTTCCAACAGCATCTTTGATTGCATCAGTTAATACTGCAGCTAAGATTACGGAGAACAGAAGTCCTGCAATACAAAAATACCATCAAAGACAAAGAACAGAAGTCTACTGCTGATGATGattagaatataaatataattagtgTTGTAACCCAATATTGCATGGTGGAGATCATAGACATTCTTTCTGATGAAATAGTAGGCCAGGATGACCATCAAAGGAAGCAGCACTGCAACAACCTAGTTAACAAAAGGCAAGAAATTAGCTGCATCCAGAAAAGAATTGAGAATCACATTATTTAATGGAAATTAAAACATACTGGAACACCCCAAATTGGAACAGTGTTTTTCTTTAGAGGATATTTAAGATCTGTCATCATATCCTCTCCAACAAAACGATAAAATGGTTGTATAACATTCAAAACGACGTCTACGAGAACAAGAAGTAACAGGATTAGCCAGTCATGCATGTGCACTCTTGCTACATGAGCTCCATGGGATCTTATGGTGTGGGAATCGAGCTGTTCATGAATCTCTGGCATCTTTGTTTAGATATTGTTACAAATTGACATGGGAGTGACTTACACACCTGGTTCAATTAACAAAAGTAATATGAGACAATCAGCAAGCAAAAGACCAATCAAGTTTACAGTCTTATAAGAGAGTATAAACAGTAGAGTAATTTCAGTAAGATGGGTATGATATTGAATGTTGAATGATCCTTTAATGGGATTAGGTAGGACTAATTAAGTTCCTCAGTCAGTTCAAACCAATGTAgcttataattaagttaaagggATGAGCTTGAAGAATATCTGCATTGTGTTGTTGAACAAACATCACGAGTGCTAGCTAGTAATTACCCAATTCATCAAAAATCCAAATTCCCAAATCCCATTGGCAATGTATTGATACCCACAAAcaattaataaagagaaaacgAAAGTTGAGAACTAGGAAGCAATTCATGAAGAAAGaacaactaattaattaatcatctcAAACTGGGAATGGTTTAGTATAGTCTATTGAGATTGAACAAATACATTGTAAAAGAAGCACAGAAGATAGAGAGATCTTACAACTTACAAGCAAAAGAGATAGACAACAGGGGTGATGGTTTCTTAATCGGAACTAGCTagggaagatgaagatgatgatcgAGTTTCAGGTGGAAACATATACTATGTATGAAAGAAAAGCTAACCTCTTTCTTACCTAAAGGAAACGACTCCTTTTAGCTCCCTTTGTCCGCAATAGtgcttgcttgcttgcttgcttcCTATTTTTCCGGTAATCGGTTTAtgtttttcaatattttcaaaaaaacttgAAGTTTCTATCTATTACACGTTTTTCCATTAAAGAGAAATTTTGTTTAACCAAGCATCCATTTTCATTTaatctcttaatatatatatatatataaatgtataataacTGTCAATTTCAGAGAATCTCTCCTGGATTTCTCAAACATATTACACCTTACTTTAAATAATTCTCTTGTAAGATTTTGTTTGATGTGGTATCGCGGatgaaatatatgatttttatcttaaaaaaatcataatctcATTAGTAAATCACTACTTCTTTTactaaattattcaataaataacacaattcaaataattaaataaaatactaacttttgtgaaattttgtatattatttaagaattatttattagttgttattataataaaaaaaataatttcattcaaagttatcttataatttttaagtcttatttagatatttataataaatataatatatatttataaaaataaaaaattattattttattgataaatcgaatattaaaaaaataaattagaaataaatctTATGTCCATATACATAAGATATGTATTACATTAATCTCATTAAATTAAGGTTAACATTTTGTTCATTCACCATATAGAAGATCTAATCCCACATAAGAGAATATAAAGAGATCTACTTGGATCCAAATTCAGAAATGGAAGACACTTCATCAAGTATTTAGCGGATAGATTTTgcaattcaaaatattatttcaatatatgaaattattgctataatcggtaaaaataaacaaagagtaataaatctaataaatattttctacttaactcttttttatatataaatatactcacaatattatatatacaggGTCGGCCTTGGTAAATCCGGAAAGCCCATA
It encodes the following:
- the LOC124925440 gene encoding lipid phosphate phosphatase 2-like, whose protein sequence is MPEIHEQLDSHTIRSHGAHVARVHMHDWLILLLLVLVDVVLNVIQPFYRFVGEDMMTDLKYPLKKNTVPIWGVPVVAVLLPLMVILAYYFIRKNVYDLHHAILGLLFSVILAAVLTDAIKDAVGRPRPDFFWRCFPDGIGVFDPVTKDVMCTGLKSEIKEGHKSFPSGHTSWSFAGLGFLSLYLSGKIQAFDQRGHIAKLCLVFLPLLVAALVAVSRVDDYWHHWQDVLVGGLLGLTVALFCYLQFFPPPYNKEGWIPYAKMVGESINGKAHYSYSSNSNGFIVRPESSSLEIDTSSTSPILDGMELGERRLV